The Brachyspira aalborgi genome has a segment encoding these proteins:
- a CDS encoding DUF1318 domain-containing protein: MKLYSLIIIVFIFILSCSKLILVREPEMRVLGGKTLIEAQVLGRYRQIDESAYQISTLSSEKDLSLIMVSTNISEEIATDYKEALIRSMFNQDEINLYKTNSYIGENNKGYLSYIAFEISNPKTQYGEERIKYIKEIMEKENTDRRTIAEYLILSDPKLTMANIKEVELALYRRNIQRLINNTYYQLPDNTWTVYINTNS; this comes from the coding sequence ATGAAATTATATAGTTTAATTATAATAGTTTTTATATTTATTTTAAGTTGCTCAAAATTAATACTTGTTAGAGAGCCAGAGATGAGAGTTTTGGGAGGAAAAACTTTAATCGAGGCGCAAGTTTTGGGAAGATATAGACAAATAGACGAAAGCGCCTATCAAATATCGACTTTATCGAGCGAAAAAGATTTAAGTCTTATTATGGTAAGCACAAATATTTCAGAGGAGATTGCTACCGATTATAAAGAGGCTTTAATTAGAAGTATGTTTAATCAAGATGAAATTAATTTATATAAAACCAATTCTTATATAGGCGAAAATAATAAAGGATATCTTTCGTATATTGCATTTGAAATATCAAATCCAAAAACTCAATATGGAGAAGAGAGAATAAAATATATAAAAGAGATAATGGAAAAAGAAAATACCGACAGAAGAACGATAGCGGAATATTTAATTTTATCGGACCCAAAATTAACTATGGCAAATATAAAAGAAGTGGAATTGGCTTTATATAGAAGAAATATACAAAGACTTATAAATAATACTTATTATCAATTACCTGACAATACTTGGACTGTTTATATTAATACAAATAGTTAA
- a CDS encoding GTPase, translating to MTEEQKKKCEEIYNLHIDFPLKIRPIFLPKFGWVKIAMLLAEVFNKNITEEEAGEIFDNIFNNIGKMNCVKAKAILLPIGINLMSQSYYKDIFWKIANYFDNGNKEANKINNVVENTAKEKIMTEEQKKKCEEIINSYKSKLGDVDISLLANPFSSIFSILQSAHQYVEITHMTISLAKVFNKDVSEEEAKKIIFELKEDLKENRDDEKYKDFESISWAIVDKLDDELILNLLILGKTGTGKSSLVNALVGEEVAKVGDAEPETEDIYPYSAEIDGKKIIIHDSWGMEVGKEDIWDDIINKKLKEKGIDKDIKDWFHSVTYCIQAGGNRIEDFDAKIITKFIKDKYNVIVALTKAEQMGKEDREKFTEKIKERIKKEIEKEDAKNDIIVVSVSASPKKLDYMTEAPKPYGIEEYKAAILISWREIFINRIPIHIIEKLKKDIENSKSNAPKEGKDLEKLAKEIQKYFINVVKEKVQNHVKDNFEKYYKITEDILVASKNIDISNLNMYGSIDDTTYIFSAFDFDSSVLESIGNIVLMLLLAPLTIVSGLLDLISLIAFNIKKSDKINEFINEVSQKIIDKISEEEFESEIRKIIINALNEIDKKIIKLN from the coding sequence ATGACTGAAGAACAAAAGAAAAAATGCGAGGAAATATATAATTTACATATTGATTTTCCTCTTAAAATTAGACCTATTTTTTTACCTAAATTTGGATGGGTTAAAATTGCCATGCTTTTAGCGGAAGTATTTAATAAAAACATAACCGAAGAAGAAGCGGGAGAAATTTTTGATAATATTTTTAATAATATTGGTAAAATGAATTGCGTTAAGGCTAAGGCTATACTTCTACCTATAGGAATAAATCTAATGAGTCAATCCTATTATAAAGATATATTTTGGAAAATAGCCAATTATTTTGATAACGGCAATAAAGAAGCAAATAAAATAAATAATGTCGTAGAAAATACGGCGAAGGAGAAAATTATGACAGAAGAACAAAAAAAGAAGTGCGAGGAGATTATTAACTCCTACAAATCAAAACTTGGAGATGTTGATATTAGTTTATTAGCAAATCCTTTTAGTAGTATTTTCAGTATTTTACAATCAGCCCATCAATATGTAGAAATCACACACATGACTATATCTTTGGCAAAAGTATTTAATAAAGATGTAAGCGAAGAAGAAGCGAAAAAAATTATATTTGAATTAAAAGAAGACTTAAAAGAAAATCGAGATGATGAAAAATATAAAGATTTTGAAAGTATAAGTTGGGCTATAGTAGATAAATTAGACGATGAATTAATATTAAACTTATTAATTTTAGGAAAAACGGGAACTGGCAAAAGTAGTTTAGTAAACGCTTTAGTCGGCGAAGAGGTAGCAAAAGTAGGAGATGCCGAACCTGAAACAGAAGATATATACCCATATTCCGCTGAAATAGACGGAAAGAAAATCATTATACATGATAGCTGGGGAATGGAAGTCGGCAAAGAAGATATATGGGACGATATTATAAACAAAAAATTAAAAGAAAAAGGAATTGATAAAGATATTAAAGATTGGTTTCATAGTGTCACATATTGCATACAAGCTGGCGGCAATAGAATTGAAGATTTTGATGCAAAGATAATAACAAAATTTATAAAAGATAAATATAATGTAATCGTAGCTTTAACGAAAGCCGAACAAATGGGTAAAGAGGATAGAGAAAAATTTACAGAAAAAATTAAAGAAAGAATAAAAAAAGAAATAGAAAAAGAAGATGCAAAAAACGATATTATAGTCGTTTCGGTATCGGCGTCTCCCAAAAAATTAGACTATATGACTGAAGCTCCAAAACCTTATGGGATTGAAGAATATAAAGCGGCTATTTTAATATCTTGGAGAGAAATATTTATAAATAGAATTCCTATTCATATAATAGAGAAATTGAAAAAAGATATAGAAAATTCAAAATCTAACGCTCCAAAAGAAGGCAAAGATTTAGAAAAATTGGCTAAAGAAATACAAAAATATTTTATTAATGTAGTAAAAGAAAAAGTTCAAAATCATGTAAAAGATAATTTTGAAAAATATTATAAAATTACTGAAGATATTCTTGTTGCAAGTAAAAATATAGATATATCTAATTTAAATATGTATGGAAGCATAGATGATACTACATATATATTTAGTGCATTTGATTTTGATTCTAGCGTGCTTGAAAGTATAGGAAACATAGTTCTTATGTTATTATTAGCTCCACTTACTATAGTAAGTGGTTTGCTCGATTTAATTTCACTTATAGCTTTCAATATAAAAAAATCTGACAAAATAAACGAGTTTATAAACGAAGTAAGCCAAAAAATCATAGATAAAATAAGCGAAGAAGAATTTGAGAGCGAAATTAGAAAAATTATTATAAACGCTTTG